The Acipenser ruthenus unplaced genomic scaffold, fAciRut3.2 maternal haplotype, whole genome shotgun sequence genome includes a window with the following:
- the wbp2nl gene encoding postacrosomal sheath WW domain-binding protein, with amino-acid sequence MALNQNHSQSGGVVVNNGESVLKDCKDVELSFSDMSQKTDAFKGTKKGSVFLTAYRMIFVSKGRDAMQSFMMPFYLVKGCAIEQPVFSANYIKGCVRAEPGGGWEGQASFKMVFNSGGAIELGQLMFKVATNASRGPPPSQHGTSVFGYAPAVSMNGCGPAGPSPYGPPPANGAYNPYQPPPPSQPGYYPAPPPPQQPGMGYPYTPPYSQPGIYPSAPVYMPPPPPYPGPPMNAPPDVWAPPPTATGNPKAAEAAASSAYYNPSNPHSVYMPQEQPPPYAPYAPNEHKKNN; translated from the exons ATGGCTTTGAATCAAAATCATTCTCAATCCGGAGGAGTCGTCGTGAACAACGGCGAAAG cgtgCTGAAGGACTGTAAGGATGTGGAGCTCTCGTTCAGTGACATGTCGCAAAAAACAGACGCCTTCAAAGGGACCAAGAAAGGCAGCGTGTTCCTCACAGCATACAGG atgatcTTCGTGTCGAAGGGGAGGGATGCCATGCAGTCCTTCATGATGCCCTTCTACCTGGTGAAGGGGTGTGCCATCGAACAGCCAGTCTTCTCAGCCAATTACATCAAGGGCTGCGTGAGGGCGGAGccagggg GTGGCTGGGAGGGACAGGCCTCTTTCAAGATGGTGTTTAACAGTGGAGGAGCCATTGAGCTCGGACAGCTCATGTTCAAAGTAGCAACCAATG ccTCTCGTGGCCCCCCTCCCTCTCAACACGGGACCTCTGTTTTTGGTTACGCCCCCGCGGTGTCTATGAATGGATGTGGCCCTGCCGGCCCCTCCCCCTACGGACCCCCCCCAGCCAACGGGGCTTACAACCCCTACcagcccccccctccctcccagcccgGCTACTACCCAGCACCGCCCCCCCCGCAGCAACCAGGCATGGGATATCCCTACACCCCCCCGTACAGCCAGCCAG gcATCTACCCCTCTGCCCCAGTCTATATGCCCCCTCCACCCCCATACCCCGGACCCCCCATGAACGCACCCCCTGATGTGTGGGCCCCACCCCCCACAGCAACAG GGAACCCcaaggcagcagaggcagctgcATCGAGTGCTTATTACAACCCCAGTAACCCCCACAGCGTCTACATGCCCCAG GAGCAGCCTCCTCCCTACGCTCCCTACGCACCCAACGAGCACAAGAAAAACAATtag